One region of Pseudoalteromonas piscicida genomic DNA includes:
- a CDS encoding isoamylase early set domain-containing protein, protein MLTKRFFKTKDEAEITFSFSHPEAKTVELAGDFNDWQPEPMKFIKKDCAFKLKHRLPTDKDYHFRYLIDGEVWDNDHQADDYVPNGFGEDNSVVSTARA, encoded by the coding sequence ATGCTCACTAAACGGTTTTTTAAAACAAAAGACGAAGCAGAAATTACATTTTCATTTTCACACCCAGAAGCGAAAACGGTGGAACTTGCTGGTGATTTTAATGACTGGCAGCCAGAGCCGATGAAATTCATCAAAAAAGATTGTGCATTTAAGCTTAAACACCGTTTACCAACTGATAAAGATTACCACTTCAGATATTTGATTGATGGTGAAGTTTGGGACAATGATCATCAAGCGGATGACTATGTGCCAAACGGCTTTGGAGAAGATAACAGCGTTGTGTCCACAGCGAGAGCGTAA
- the glgX gene encoding glycogen debranching protein GlgX, with protein MLTSYRGDHQLLGATASDKGVNFCVYAPKAKRVTLCLFDKSGHSEVNRIGMFRHEGGNWSLFIEGAKVGDLYGYRVDGEYSAEKGLLFNANKLLLDPYCRDFFGEFTWSERHFCHLPVGHLNPSDNACDMPKSKVTAIEKYQGKRPKTPWSKTVIYECHVKGATVRHPDIPSKHQGKYLGIAEQTFIDHLKHIGVTAIELLPVHAFINEQFLTTKGLKNYWGYNSLNFFTPHKSYLVNDDINEFKEMVERLHQAGIEVILDVVFNHTAEGGLDGPTISFKGFDNLTYYSTLPSKPNVYINDTGCGNTMNISNPVVLRLVLDSLRYWVEYMGVDGFRFDLATILARQASGFSNQHAFLQAIHQDPVLSKVKLIAEPWDIGPGGYQLGQFPSPWREWNDKYRDTVRRFWRGDEGVLPELAMRIHGSSDLFEHNLRGPLNSINFLTSHDGFSLFDWTAYEHKHNEANGEANRDGHSENFSFNCGVEGFSADPQINELRLSMQKNALLTLFLSKGIPMICAGTEMAHTQSGNNNAYCQDNCTSWLAWKNHQQHHALTFFIQDLLALRKQFAAFSHSFYVHDSDSRFAVNWFNEQAKPLSPDQWREPSRKWLSYTITDQRLGQSLLIILNASESALQIKLPFSAFSSHWQQAITTAVEPQRPELDSYLQVPAKSAWIFTSIKGDEKHG; from the coding sequence ATGCTAACCAGTTATCGCGGCGATCATCAATTATTGGGTGCAACGGCCAGTGATAAAGGCGTTAACTTTTGTGTTTATGCACCCAAAGCGAAACGCGTAACCCTGTGTCTGTTCGACAAAAGCGGCCATAGCGAAGTGAATCGGATAGGGATGTTTCGGCATGAAGGCGGAAATTGGTCACTGTTTATCGAGGGAGCAAAAGTCGGAGACTTGTACGGCTATCGCGTAGATGGAGAATATAGTGCGGAAAAAGGGCTGCTTTTCAATGCTAATAAGTTACTCTTAGACCCATATTGCCGCGACTTTTTTGGTGAGTTTACTTGGAGTGAACGGCATTTTTGCCATTTACCAGTGGGCCATTTAAATCCTTCTGATAACGCCTGTGATATGCCAAAGAGTAAAGTAACGGCGATTGAGAAGTATCAAGGAAAACGGCCCAAGACTCCGTGGAGTAAAACGGTGATTTATGAATGTCATGTTAAGGGGGCAACTGTTCGACACCCCGATATTCCAAGTAAACACCAAGGAAAATATTTAGGGATTGCTGAACAAACTTTTATCGATCACCTAAAGCATATAGGTGTTACTGCGATTGAGCTGCTACCTGTTCATGCGTTTATCAATGAGCAGTTTCTGACGACCAAAGGACTAAAAAATTATTGGGGATATAACAGCCTCAACTTTTTTACACCACACAAAAGTTATCTCGTCAACGACGACATCAACGAATTTAAGGAAATGGTAGAGCGGCTCCATCAAGCCGGTATTGAAGTTATTTTGGATGTGGTGTTTAACCATACTGCTGAAGGTGGTTTGGATGGCCCGACAATTAGCTTTAAAGGGTTTGATAACCTGACCTATTACAGCACCTTGCCGAGTAAGCCCAATGTCTACATTAATGACACTGGCTGTGGAAACACAATGAATATCTCGAACCCAGTGGTATTAAGACTTGTCTTGGACAGCTTGCGCTATTGGGTAGAATACATGGGGGTGGACGGTTTTCGCTTTGATTTGGCGACGATCCTTGCTCGTCAAGCCTCGGGATTTTCAAATCAACATGCATTTTTGCAAGCGATCCATCAAGATCCAGTGCTTAGCAAAGTAAAACTGATAGCTGAGCCTTGGGATATTGGTCCAGGTGGATATCAACTTGGACAATTTCCTTCTCCTTGGCGTGAGTGGAATGATAAATATCGAGATACCGTTAGGCGCTTCTGGCGTGGCGATGAGGGAGTATTGCCAGAGCTTGCGATGCGTATTCATGGCTCCAGTGACTTGTTTGAACATAACTTACGTGGTCCTCTGAACTCCATAAATTTTCTTACCAGTCATGACGGCTTCTCATTGTTTGATTGGACGGCTTACGAGCATAAACACAATGAAGCAAACGGTGAGGCAAATAGAGACGGCCACAGTGAAAACTTTTCATTTAATTGTGGGGTAGAAGGGTTCAGTGCAGACCCTCAAATCAATGAATTGCGTCTCAGTATGCAGAAAAATGCATTACTCACTTTGTTTTTATCCAAAGGGATCCCGATGATTTGTGCGGGAACCGAAATGGCACATACGCAAAGTGGCAACAATAATGCTTACTGCCAAGACAACTGCACTAGCTGGCTGGCATGGAAAAACCACCAGCAACACCATGCGTTAACTTTCTTTATCCAAGATTTACTTGCGCTTCGGAAGCAATTTGCCGCGTTTTCTCATTCATTTTATGTCCATGACAGTGACAGTCGTTTTGCCGTGAATTGGTTTAATGAACAAGCAAAGCCGTTATCGCCTGACCAATGGCGAGAGCCAAGCCGCAAATGGTTGAGTTATACCATCACCGATCAACGGTTAGGGCAGAGCTTATTGATAATACTGAACGCCAGTGAGAGTGCGCTGCAAATAAAGCTGCCGTTTAGCGCATTTTCGTCTCATTGGCAGCAAGCAATCACCACCGCGGTTGAACCGCAAAGACCAGAGTTAGATTCTTATTTACAGGTTCCAGCTAAATCAGCATGGATATTTACATCAATCAAAGGGGATGAAAAGCATGGCTAA
- a CDS encoding glycogen/starch/alpha-glucan phosphorylase, translating to MANKSAPVCVVKHWQDAPKIDENTLSDDLTRHFYYTLGRDKVGESRLYLYHALALTIRDRLVARCRATKEHLKSKKTRKAAYLSLEFLMGRALSNAVLNLDLEEQVQAALQEYCTELEEVAQAEHDAGLGNGGLGRLAACFLDSCASLALPVVGYGLRYEFGMFNQTCEQGHQVEQPDNWLREGHPWELAAPEQARRVKFFGHVEVHTDKNGRQHREWLDTQDILAVPYDVPVPGYRNEVVNTLRLWKSEATDEFDLNEFNAGSYSEAVAKKNLAEQITMVLYPNDASENGKELRLRQQYFLSSASLQDVIATWVEQYGEDFSDFADYHVFQLNDTHPSIAVAELMRILLDDYELEWDAAWKITTSTMAYTNHTLLPEALERWSVSLFARLLPRLLEIIYEINARFLSEVALKWPGDMEKQRALSLIEESSHPQIRMAYLAIVGSYSVNGVAALHTELLKAGLFNDFYQLCPEKFNNKTNGVTPRRWLSHCNPELAQLISDKIGDGWQADFSKISELRRYYDNHAFQKQWLTVKQNNKQRLAELIARECQVEFDPAMMFDVQVKRIHEYKRQLLNVLHVIHLYDRICRGDVAELVPRCVLFGGKAAPGYYMAKKIIKLINNVANVINNDPAAKPYLRVAFMPNYNVSKMEVICPATDLSEQISTAGKEASGTGNMKFMMNGAITIGTLDGANIEIRECVGADNFYLFGVTAEQAQQVRQNYQPLKIIESSNDLKRVMALLESGHFNLFEPNIFDDVINSIKSSTDPWLVAQDFPSYVESQEHAAQAYKDKEHWLRMSILNTAASGKFSSDRTIQDYSDDIWRLSPMQ from the coding sequence ATGGCTAATAAAAGTGCGCCAGTATGCGTCGTTAAACATTGGCAAGATGCACCAAAGATAGATGAAAACACCTTGAGTGATGATTTGACTCGTCACTTTTATTACACCTTAGGTCGAGACAAAGTAGGAGAGTCGCGACTGTATTTATACCATGCATTAGCCTTGACTATTCGTGACCGCTTAGTCGCCCGCTGCCGGGCAACCAAAGAACACCTTAAGAGTAAAAAGACGCGCAAAGCAGCTTATCTTTCGTTGGAGTTTTTAATGGGTCGGGCGCTGTCTAATGCAGTATTGAATCTAGATTTAGAAGAACAAGTGCAAGCGGCATTACAAGAATACTGTACCGAGCTTGAAGAGGTCGCCCAGGCTGAACATGATGCAGGTCTTGGAAATGGTGGTTTAGGCCGCCTTGCAGCTTGCTTTTTGGATAGCTGTGCTTCATTAGCTCTTCCTGTTGTTGGTTACGGTTTGCGTTACGAATTTGGGATGTTTAACCAAACCTGTGAGCAGGGTCATCAAGTCGAACAGCCAGATAACTGGCTTCGTGAAGGCCACCCATGGGAGCTTGCCGCGCCCGAGCAAGCCCGCAGAGTGAAATTTTTTGGTCATGTTGAGGTGCACACCGACAAAAATGGTAGGCAGCATCGAGAGTGGCTTGATACGCAAGATATTCTTGCAGTGCCTTACGACGTTCCTGTTCCTGGATATCGTAATGAGGTCGTTAACACATTAAGGCTATGGAAATCAGAGGCGACCGATGAGTTTGACCTCAACGAATTTAACGCCGGTAGTTATTCAGAAGCGGTGGCGAAGAAGAATCTCGCAGAGCAGATAACGATGGTGCTGTACCCCAATGATGCCAGTGAAAATGGTAAAGAACTGAGACTAAGGCAGCAGTACTTTTTATCCAGCGCGAGCTTGCAAGACGTGATCGCAACTTGGGTTGAGCAATACGGCGAAGATTTCAGTGATTTTGCGGATTATCACGTATTCCAACTCAATGATACCCATCCCAGTATTGCTGTAGCTGAGCTAATGCGCATTTTATTAGACGATTACGAGCTGGAGTGGGATGCCGCGTGGAAGATAACGACATCAACCATGGCATATACCAACCATACTTTATTGCCTGAAGCATTAGAGCGATGGTCGGTGAGTCTATTTGCGCGCTTGTTACCTAGGTTGCTCGAAATTATCTATGAGATCAATGCCCGCTTTCTCTCGGAAGTCGCACTTAAATGGCCTGGTGATATGGAAAAGCAGCGCGCGCTGTCGCTGATTGAGGAGTCCAGTCATCCTCAAATTCGCATGGCGTATCTTGCGATTGTAGGCAGTTATTCTGTCAATGGCGTTGCGGCTTTACATACCGAGTTATTAAAAGCTGGCTTGTTCAACGATTTCTATCAACTTTGCCCAGAGAAGTTTAATAATAAAACCAACGGTGTGACGCCAAGACGCTGGTTATCGCACTGTAATCCAGAACTGGCGCAATTGATTAGCGATAAAATTGGCGACGGGTGGCAAGCGGATTTTTCTAAAATTAGTGAACTACGTCGTTATTATGATAATCATGCCTTCCAAAAGCAGTGGTTGACAGTAAAACAAAACAACAAACAACGCCTTGCAGAACTAATCGCCCGTGAATGTCAGGTCGAGTTTGACCCAGCTATGATGTTTGATGTTCAGGTTAAGCGTATTCATGAATACAAGCGTCAGCTGCTTAACGTGTTGCACGTTATCCATCTTTACGATCGGATCTGTCGTGGTGATGTGGCAGAGCTCGTTCCTCGTTGTGTACTCTTTGGTGGTAAGGCTGCACCTGGTTATTACATGGCGAAGAAGATCATTAAATTAATCAATAACGTTGCCAATGTTATCAATAATGACCCTGCGGCTAAGCCCTATCTTCGAGTGGCTTTCATGCCCAATTACAATGTGTCAAAAATGGAAGTGATTTGCCCTGCAACGGACTTGTCAGAGCAGATCTCAACCGCTGGAAAAGAAGCGTCTGGTACAGGCAACATGAAGTTCATGATGAACGGTGCTATTACCATAGGCACTCTCGATGGGGCGAATATCGAAATACGAGAATGTGTTGGTGCAGACAATTTTTACTTGTTTGGTGTAACTGCTGAACAAGCACAGCAAGTGCGACAAAATTATCAGCCCCTTAAGATAATAGAAAGTAGCAATGACCTAAAACGTGTTATGGCTTTGCTCGAAAGTGGGCACTTTAACCTATTTGAGCCTAATATCTTTGATGACGTAATTAACTCAATTAAGAGTAGTACCGATCCTTGGTTAGTGGCACAAGATTTTCCTTCCTATGTTGAGAGCCAAGAGCATGCGGCTCAAGCATATAAAGACAAGGAACATTGGCTGCGCATGAGTATTCTCAATACCGCAGCAAGTGGAAAATTTTCTAGTGATAGAACAATTCAAGATTACAGCGATGATATTTGGCGCTTGAGCCCGATGCAGTAG
- the glgC gene encoding glucose-1-phosphate adenylyltransferase, producing the protein MPNYANRYISTLTRETYALILAGGRGSRLHELTNWRAKPAVYFGGKHRIIDFPLSNCINSGIRRVGIATQYKSHSLIRHVNRAWGHFKKELGESVEILPASQRYGDEWYCGTADAVFQNMDIIRHELPKYVMILSGDHVYRMDYGGLLAKHVETGADMTVCCIEVPCEEAAKTFGVMTVDESNRVRRFDEKPVDPTSIPGKPGVCLASMGNYVFNTEFLFEQLKKDAEREGSGRDFGHDIIPSIIEEHNVYAYPFSDPSHEGQPYWRDVGTLDSFWEANMELVSPEPQLDLYDPHWPIWTYQEQLPPAKFIFDDDDRRGMAVDSTVSGGCIISGSKVKRSLLFSNVHVHSYCEIEGAVVLPGAKIGRNCKIKNAIIDRSCQIPEGMTIGYDTDLDKENGFRVSNKGIVLVTRDMLAELAEKNNK; encoded by the coding sequence ATGCCTAATTATGCGAATCGTTATATTAGTACCCTCACTCGAGAAACATATGCTTTAATACTTGCGGGTGGAAGAGGTTCGCGCCTTCACGAGCTCACCAATTGGCGAGCGAAACCTGCAGTCTATTTTGGCGGTAAACATCGAATTATCGATTTTCCACTGTCTAATTGCATTAACTCGGGGATCCGTCGGGTTGGCATTGCCACGCAGTATAAGTCGCACTCACTTATTCGCCACGTTAATCGTGCATGGGGTCATTTTAAAAAGGAGCTGGGAGAATCCGTAGAGATATTACCAGCATCACAGCGTTATGGTGATGAGTGGTACTGCGGTACGGCAGACGCAGTATTCCAAAATATGGATATTATTCGTCATGAGCTGCCCAAGTACGTTATGATTTTATCTGGTGATCATGTCTATAGGATGGATTATGGTGGCTTACTTGCAAAGCACGTAGAGACAGGCGCAGACATGACTGTATGTTGTATTGAAGTGCCCTGTGAAGAAGCAGCGAAAACCTTTGGTGTAATGACCGTTGATGAAAGCAATCGGGTACGTCGCTTTGATGAAAAACCGGTAGATCCGACTTCGATCCCTGGAAAGCCAGGTGTATGTTTGGCGTCTATGGGGAACTATGTGTTTAATACTGAGTTTTTATTCGAGCAGTTGAAAAAGGACGCGGAGCGAGAAGGGTCGGGGCGTGACTTTGGTCATGATATTATCCCATCCATCATAGAAGAGCATAATGTGTATGCGTATCCATTTAGTGACCCTTCACACGAAGGGCAGCCATATTGGCGAGATGTAGGTACGCTAGATTCATTCTGGGAAGCAAACATGGAGTTGGTTTCTCCTGAACCACAGCTTGACCTTTATGACCCTCATTGGCCAATTTGGACTTATCAGGAACAGTTGCCGCCGGCTAAATTTATTTTTGATGATGATGATAGACGTGGTATGGCCGTTGACTCGACGGTATCTGGTGGTTGTATTATTTCTGGTTCTAAGGTGAAGCGTTCATTACTGTTTTCCAATGTGCATGTTCACTCATATTGTGAAATTGAGGGAGCCGTTGTTCTGCCAGGCGCCAAAATAGGACGTAACTGCAAAATCAAAAATGCAATCATTGACCGCAGTTGTCAAATACCAGAAGGGATGACAATTGGTTATGATACTGACTTAGACAAAGAGAATGGCTTTAGAGTGTCGAATAAAGGGATCGTATTGGTGACCCGAGATATGCTCGCAGAGCTTGCGGAAAAAAATAATAAATGA
- the malQ gene encoding 4-alpha-glucanotransferase, translating to MDNIAQLLYLYGIGYEYHKYTGDHVVFDHQTRLQALQECGVDVSNPDAIDTLNFELDIAKWLTPVEAITLLCQEAPKITIRVDAGLQINELTVSIPALCYYCVCDPNKQVVIGDYLYQDTRYVQLEVPINVIEVGYHSAEVMLNGVRFETELWVTPRQCYDPIEQHKKLLGLSIQLYSLKPAGSKLSADFYELKQLVEASAAEGVDYILLNPLHLLFVDEPEKASPYSPNDRRLLHPFYISIELLCEQFGLDVSVFADYLDVSKRNLNSTYLDMTHCMENKLNALRFAWQLLSEQSGAWRTDFARFCQNKQQELRTFEEDDFAKFLQWLAFEQLTQCQSSALNAGMAVGLINDLAVGCADGSSEYNSNKSLYTKHARVGAPPDPWAELGQNWGLPALNPVKLKAQRFAFFKQLIQANITGVGALRIDHVMGLRRLWWCFFQDQQQTGCYVYYPFEYLLAILKIESVKHQVMIIGEDLGVVPIEIKAAMSESHIYSNILFYFEKDYHGQFLPPMHYKENALLMVANHDVPPFFGWWNHDDLRLKREYLLLSEPKLAKADEERVSEREKLCHWLSRYGDVSVSLQSEARDVYQALINVLAKSPAKMLTIQFDDLNEQKLPVNIPGTDKEYPNWRRRLNQTSDEIIARSRSLIRDAVSSRNE from the coding sequence ATGGACAACATTGCGCAGCTTCTTTATCTCTATGGTATTGGTTACGAGTACCATAAATACACCGGTGATCACGTGGTATTTGATCACCAAACTCGCTTACAGGCTCTGCAGGAGTGCGGTGTTGATGTCAGTAACCCAGATGCAATAGATACACTCAATTTTGAGCTGGATATTGCCAAGTGGTTAACGCCGGTCGAAGCCATAACTTTGCTTTGCCAAGAGGCGCCAAAGATCACAATAAGAGTGGATGCTGGTCTGCAAATTAACGAATTAACTGTGTCGATCCCCGCTTTATGTTATTACTGTGTTTGCGATCCAAACAAGCAAGTAGTGATTGGAGACTACCTCTATCAAGATACACGTTATGTACAACTTGAAGTGCCAATAAACGTGATTGAAGTCGGTTATCATAGCGCTGAGGTAATGTTAAATGGTGTGCGGTTTGAGACAGAGCTTTGGGTTACCCCTAGGCAGTGTTATGACCCGATTGAACAACATAAAAAGCTCCTTGGATTGTCTATTCAGCTATATTCGTTAAAGCCTGCTGGCAGCAAGCTAAGTGCGGATTTTTATGAGCTAAAGCAATTAGTTGAGGCAAGTGCAGCTGAAGGAGTTGACTACATTTTGTTAAACCCACTGCATTTGTTGTTTGTTGATGAACCTGAAAAAGCAAGCCCGTACAGCCCAAATGACCGCCGCCTACTGCACCCTTTTTACATTTCTATAGAGCTTTTGTGTGAACAATTTGGCCTAGATGTGAGTGTGTTCGCCGACTATTTAGACGTCTCAAAGCGTAACTTAAACTCGACATATCTTGATATGACTCACTGTATGGAAAACAAGCTTAACGCGTTACGGTTTGCGTGGCAGTTATTGAGTGAACAAAGTGGAGCCTGGCGTACAGACTTTGCCCGATTTTGCCAGAATAAGCAGCAAGAGCTTAGGACATTTGAGGAGGATGACTTTGCAAAGTTTCTGCAGTGGCTTGCGTTTGAGCAACTCACTCAATGCCAATCCTCGGCACTGAATGCCGGTATGGCTGTAGGCTTAATCAACGATTTAGCCGTTGGCTGTGCCGACGGCTCAAGTGAATATAACAGCAATAAAAGTTTGTATACCAAACATGCTCGCGTGGGCGCGCCTCCAGACCCTTGGGCAGAGCTCGGTCAAAACTGGGGACTACCAGCGTTAAACCCAGTTAAGTTAAAAGCGCAGCGCTTTGCATTTTTTAAACAGTTGATTCAAGCGAACATAACCGGTGTCGGGGCGTTAAGAATTGATCACGTGATGGGTCTAAGAAGGTTGTGGTGGTGCTTTTTTCAAGACCAGCAGCAAACAGGTTGCTATGTATATTATCCATTTGAGTACCTCTTAGCGATCCTCAAAATTGAGTCCGTCAAACATCAAGTGATGATAATTGGTGAAGACTTAGGGGTTGTTCCAATAGAAATCAAAGCGGCAATGTCTGAGTCTCACATATATAGCAATATTCTTTTTTACTTCGAGAAAGACTATCACGGACAGTTTTTACCACCCATGCATTATAAGGAAAACGCTTTACTGATGGTTGCTAACCATGACGTACCCCCATTTTTTGGTTGGTGGAACCATGATGATCTTAGATTGAAGCGTGAATACCTGTTATTGAGCGAACCAAAACTAGCAAAAGCGGATGAAGAGCGAGTATCTGAGCGAGAGAAGCTTTGTCATTGGCTCAGTCGTTATGGTGATGTGAGTGTGAGTCTTCAGAGCGAAGCGCGTGATGTGTATCAAGCGCTAATCAATGTGCTTGCAAAGTCGCCTGCAAAAATGCTGACAATTCAGTTTGATGACCTCAACGAACAGAAGTTACCAGTGAATATTCCTGGCACCGACAAAGAGTATCCAAATTGGAGAAGGCGACTTAATCAGACATCAGATGAAATTATTGCAAGATCTCGGTCGCTGATCCGAGATGCAGTAAGCAGCAGGAATGAATAG